In one Komagataeibacter sp. FNDCR2 genomic region, the following are encoded:
- a CDS encoding peptidase domain-containing ABC transporter — translation MGHTDHSADPAASGHGAARRAPELIRLQAVLRAARFHGIDLDVHDFAGAPDESVPSIPALIRWVEENGGTARGMHLQWRALVRMRDMPPVVLMFADGSAGLMVGADEATGVVWLADPFASPDAPPVAVNELRLRDVWTGAVLLVRAGHQGAAPEPPVDFAWLRGLVLGERRLLRDVIIASMVISVLAVFPPLIVMQVIDRVVNFHSMATLISLTGLVGVMAFYEILLTHARREITLVLTTRLDTRISLAVFDRLLALPLEFFEREQAGNVIGRVGAIYRVRQFLTGRLLNTFLDLFTLLVVLPFLFWLSLPLAWMTLAAAGLIGVVIVVAMPAMARLVARQVRAEMDRSAALHETVAGIRTVKTLALEPVRREVWDEKTASVVTASLDAGRMGNWVATAVMPLDLFINRGIILVGAYLAITATTSGLEAGALMAFAMLGGRVAAPLVSMARLIDDLNEVRSALAEAGSVLNRPTETRALTTGLRPPIRGALSFSDVGFTYPGAPGPALSDVTFRVPAGAMLGLVGRSGSGKSTITRLLQGVSRGYTGHLRLDGVDLREINLTYLRRSCGVVLQDNFLFRGTIRDNIIAGRPGLTLEDVVRAARLAGAEEFIERMPAGYDTWIEEGSTNISGGQRQRLAIARAVISDPRLLILDEATSALDPESEAVVNANLRHLAHGRTMVIVSHRLASLVDCSQICVLDRGRVVDIGTHGELLARCGLYRTLWMQQNRFTDRGDAA, via the coding sequence GTGGGCCATACAGACCACTCAGCGGACCCGGCCGCCAGCGGGCACGGGGCCGCACGGCGCGCGCCGGAACTGATCCGCCTGCAGGCGGTGCTGCGCGCGGCGCGTTTTCATGGCATCGACCTTGACGTGCATGATTTTGCCGGCGCGCCGGATGAAAGCGTGCCCTCCATTCCGGCACTCATACGCTGGGTGGAGGAAAATGGCGGCACCGCCCGTGGCATGCACCTGCAATGGCGCGCGCTGGTGCGCATGCGCGACATGCCGCCGGTCGTGCTGATGTTCGCCGATGGGTCGGCGGGGCTCATGGTCGGCGCGGATGAGGCGACGGGCGTGGTCTGGCTGGCCGATCCGTTCGCCAGTCCCGACGCGCCGCCGGTCGCGGTCAATGAACTGCGCCTGCGCGATGTCTGGACGGGGGCCGTGCTGCTGGTGCGCGCGGGGCATCAGGGCGCGGCACCCGAACCGCCGGTCGATTTCGCATGGCTGCGCGGACTGGTGCTGGGGGAGCGGCGGCTGCTGCGCGATGTGATCATCGCGTCCATGGTCATAAGTGTCCTGGCCGTTTTCCCGCCGCTTATCGTCATGCAGGTGATTGACCGGGTGGTGAATTTCCACTCCATGGCCACGCTCATTTCCCTGACCGGGCTGGTCGGGGTCATGGCGTTTTATGAAATCCTGCTGACCCATGCCCGGCGCGAGATCACGCTGGTGCTGACCACACGGCTCGATACGCGCATCTCGCTGGCGGTGTTCGACCGGCTTCTCGCCCTGCCGCTGGAGTTTTTCGAACGTGAGCAGGCGGGCAACGTGATCGGCCGGGTCGGGGCCATCTACCGGGTGCGGCAGTTCCTGACCGGGCGGCTGCTCAATACCTTTCTGGACCTGTTCACGCTGCTGGTGGTGCTGCCGTTCCTGTTCTGGCTCAGCCTGCCGCTGGCGTGGATGACGCTGGCGGCGGCGGGGCTGATCGGGGTGGTGATCGTCGTGGCGATGCCCGCCATGGCGCGGCTCGTGGCCCGGCAGGTACGCGCCGAGATGGACCGCAGCGCCGCCCTGCACGAAACGGTCGCCGGTATCCGCACGGTCAAGACGCTGGCGCTGGAGCCGGTGCGCCGGGAGGTGTGGGATGAAAAGACCGCCAGCGTCGTCACCGCCTCGCTGGATGCGGGGCGCATGGGCAACTGGGTGGCCACCGCCGTCATGCCGCTGGACCTGTTCATCAATCGCGGCATCATTCTGGTCGGGGCCTACCTGGCCATTACCGCCACGACTTCGGGCCTGGAGGCGGGCGCGCTCATGGCGTTCGCGATGCTGGGCGGGCGTGTCGCCGCCCCGCTGGTCAGCATGGCGCGGCTGATCGACGATTTGAACGAGGTCCGCAGCGCCCTGGCCGAGGCAGGCTCCGTGCTCAACCGCCCGACCGAGACCCGCGCCCTTACGACCGGCCTGCGCCCGCCCATTCGGGGTGCGCTGTCCTTTTCGGATGTCGGCTTCACCTATCCCGGCGCACCAGGCCCCGCCCTGTCGGATGTCACGTTTCGCGTGCCCGCTGGCGCGATGCTGGGGCTGGTCGGGCGCAGTGGCTCGGGCAAGTCCACCATCACCCGGCTGCTGCAGGGCGTGAGCCGTGGCTATACCGGGCACCTCCGGCTTGATGGCGTGGATCTGCGTGAAATCAACCTGACCTACCTGCGCCGTTCGTGCGGGGTTGTGTTGCAGGACAATTTCCTGTTTCGCGGCACCATCCGTGACAACATCATCGCCGGCCGGCCCGGCCTGACGCTGGAAGACGTGGTGCGCGCCGCCCGCCTCGCGGGGGCCGAGGAATTCATCGAGCGCATGCCCGCAGGCTACGATACATGGATCGAGGAAGGTTCGACCAACATATCGGGCGGGCAGCGCCAGCGCCTTGCGATCGCGCGCGCGGTGATTTCCGACCCGAGGCTCCTGATCCTTGATGAAGCCACCTCCGCCCTCGATCCGGAAAGCGAGGCCGTGGTCAACGCCAATCTGCGCCATCTTGCCCATGGGCGGACCATGGTGATCGTGTCGCACCGTCTCGCCTCGCTGGTGGATTGCAGCCAGATCTGCGTACTGGACCGGGGGCGTGTCGTCGATATCGGCACGCATGGCGAGCTTCTGGCGCGGTGCGGTCTCTACCGCACCCTGTGGATGCAGCAGAACCGTTTCACGGACAGGGGGGACGCGGCATGA